In the genome of Augochlora pura isolate Apur16 chromosome 8, APUR_v2.2.1, whole genome shotgun sequence, one region contains:
- the LOC144474445 gene encoding uncharacterized protein LOC144474445, producing the protein MSHNLIHMKSQDQRYEQIVHKLLKIPIMPSNKLIHRQVDRTHNAVTEILGEIGTTDRAIGDVTAEIMITTLGKIPNEMYYIEDTNPPKLAALENIQEDSPYPSNGIVSSTEMYKGGTEPGYSPVLVALLCTLVVILFMCCITACLVARSKRRTSFFSKGCDPGCTGMSQPLLDKISECSNKTSSGTQRN; encoded by the exons ATGTCACAT aatttaatacataTGAAATCACAGGATCAGAGATATGAACAAATAGTTCACAAGCTGTTAAAAATACCCATAATGCCTAGTAATAAGTTAATACATCGTCAAGTTGATCGCACTCACAATGCTGTTACAGAAATTTTAGGAGAAATTGGTACCACAGACAGGGCCATTGGA GATGTTACAGCTGAAATTATGATAACAACATTAGGGAAAATACCAAATGAAATGTATTACATAGAAGACACAAATCCTCCAAAATTGGCAGCACTTGAGAACATTCAAGAGGATAGTCCTTACCCATCCAATGGCATTGTATCATCTACAGAAATGTACAAAGGAGGCACAGAACCTGGTTATTCACCAGTTTTAGTGGCACTACTGTGTACACTCGTGGTTATACTATTCATGTGTTGTATTACAGCATGCTTAGTAGCTAGGTCGAAGAGAAGAACCAGTTTCTTTAGCAAAGGATGCGACCCAGGGTGCACCGGTATGAGCCAACCGCTATTGGACAAGATATCAGAGTGCTCTAACAAGACAAGCAGCGGTACTCAGAGAAATTAA